A window from Actinomycetota bacterium encodes these proteins:
- a CDS encoding DUF2252 domain-containing protein — MTESSDTTLSSHVRTESVADRVEAGKRARKEHPRSTIGNWQPAANRPDPVQLLREQEANRVPELIPIRHARMAVSPFTFYRGTAAVMAYDLGTYPNSGLTTQLCGDAHLSNFGVFGSPDRSVLFDINDFDETHPGSFDWDVARMVASFYIAATDNQFSIADRRTATLTAATSYRLAMAQYAGMNDLDMWYSRVDAEFLLNLAQTQGGNKAAKNMDRTLAKARSRDRWSAINKLTVEVDGVRQFVNDPPLLVRLPMDGAMWDVINGVFDQYRLTLHDDRRELLRRYRIIDFAHKVVGVGSVGLRAFVVLLQGRDPQDLLVLQVKEAVNSVLEPYAAHSLFKDQGHRVVAGQRLMQAASDVFLGWLVGPGGRHFYVRQLRDMKWSPEIANLNPRTLAGYAQICGKTLARGHARTGDSIKIASYLGTSDVFDQSMLAFSENYALQVEADFTGFKSALEDGTMANSSDENASVQESLMHGAGIMREQAPQG, encoded by the coding sequence ATGACTGAGTCCAGCGACACCACTTTGAGCTCACATGTGCGCACTGAATCTGTTGCTGATCGAGTCGAGGCCGGAAAGCGAGCGCGCAAGGAGCATCCGCGCAGCACGATCGGAAATTGGCAGCCGGCCGCAAACAGACCAGACCCGGTGCAGTTGCTGCGCGAGCAGGAAGCCAATCGTGTGCCCGAACTCATCCCCATCCGACATGCCCGCATGGCAGTCAGCCCTTTTACCTTCTACCGAGGCACTGCCGCAGTCATGGCCTACGACCTGGGGACCTACCCCAATTCAGGCTTGACAACCCAATTGTGTGGAGATGCCCACCTGTCCAATTTCGGGGTCTTCGGCAGTCCGGATCGATCAGTGCTTTTTGACATCAATGACTTTGACGAGACGCATCCGGGCAGCTTCGACTGGGACGTGGCTCGCATGGTTGCCTCCTTCTACATTGCCGCTACTGACAATCAGTTCAGCATCGCCGACCGCCGAACGGCCACACTCACCGCCGCCACTTCATACCGGCTCGCGATGGCGCAGTACGCCGGCATGAATGACCTCGACATGTGGTACTCGCGAGTTGATGCGGAATTTCTGCTCAACCTCGCGCAGACACAAGGCGGCAACAAGGCAGCAAAGAACATGGATCGCACTCTGGCGAAGGCCCGCAGTCGCGACCGGTGGTCAGCAATCAACAAACTCACTGTCGAAGTCGATGGCGTGCGCCAGTTTGTCAATGACCCACCCCTCCTCGTGCGCCTGCCCATGGATGGCGCAATGTGGGATGTCATCAATGGCGTCTTCGATCAATACCGTCTGACCCTGCACGACGACCGACGCGAACTCTTGCGCAGATACCGAATCATAGATTTCGCGCACAAGGTCGTCGGCGTGGGCAGCGTGGGACTTCGTGCATTTGTCGTACTGCTGCAGGGCCGCGACCCACAGGATCTCCTCGTGCTTCAGGTAAAGGAGGCCGTCAACAGTGTGCTTGAGCCGTACGCGGCACACTCGCTCTTCAAGGATCAAGGACACCGCGTCGTGGCTGGTCAGCGACTAATGCAGGCAGCCAGCGATGTGTTTCTTGGCTGGCTCGTTGGCCCTGGTGGTCGGCACTTCTACGTGCGCCAACTGCGAGACATGAAGTGGTCACCGGAGATCGCCAACCTCAATCCCCGCACACTGGCCGGCTACGCACAAATCTGCGGCAAGACCCTCGCGCGTGGGCATGCCCGCACAGGCGACTCAATAAAGATCGCCTCGTATCTGGGCACCAGTGACGTCTTTGATCAGTCGATGCTCGCATTCTCAGAAAACTACGCTTTGCAAGTCGAAGCTGACTTCACAGGATTCAAGTCCGCTCTTGAAGACGGCACAATGGCGAATTCTTCAGACGAGAACGCCTCAGTGCAAGAAAGCCTGATGCATGGAGCCGGCATCATGCGTGAGCAAGCGCCCCAAGGCTAG
- the cysE gene encoding serine O-acetyltransferase, translating into MRLPQSVLNFLEQAREDVQSVLERDPAARSAAEVALLYPGVHAVWAHRVSNHLWSAGAFLPARAVSQAARALTGIEIHPGATLGPRVFIDHGAGVVIGETAIVGADVTIYHGVTLGGTSLNHGKRHPTVGDRVTIGAGAKILGDIEVGSDSRIGANAVLVRSVDHDSVVVGVPGQVVARAGVHTARPRFDAQDRNAPDPVGSAVQELLARVQILETEVNGHASPLGIYRPVDGVWESTDFSI; encoded by the coding sequence GTGCGACTTCCCCAGAGTGTCCTGAACTTTCTCGAGCAAGCTCGCGAGGACGTCCAATCAGTTCTCGAACGAGATCCCGCCGCGCGTTCAGCCGCAGAGGTGGCGCTCCTGTATCCAGGCGTCCATGCAGTGTGGGCGCATCGAGTGAGCAATCACCTATGGAGTGCCGGTGCGTTCCTGCCAGCACGAGCAGTCTCGCAAGCGGCTCGCGCGCTGACAGGCATCGAGATTCATCCGGGTGCGACTCTGGGGCCTCGGGTATTCATCGACCATGGGGCTGGCGTTGTCATCGGAGAAACTGCGATCGTCGGTGCTGACGTGACGATCTATCACGGCGTCACTCTCGGTGGTACGAGCTTGAATCACGGCAAACGACACCCAACCGTCGGTGATCGCGTGACGATTGGAGCCGGTGCCAAGATTCTTGGCGATATTGAGGTCGGATCGGATTCGCGGATTGGCGCCAACGCAGTACTTGTGCGATCCGTTGATCACGATTCAGTGGTGGTCGGTGTTCCCGGGCAGGTAGTTGCGCGCGCTGGGGTGCACACCGCTCGACCCAGATTCGATGCGCAGGACCGCAATGCACCTGACCCGGTTGGCAGTGCCGTGCAAGAGCTCCTAGCTCGGGTTCAGATACTCGAGACTGAAGTCAACGGGCATGCCTCGCCGCTGGGTATTTATCGACCTGTTGATGGAGTTTGGGAGTCGACCGACTTCTCAATCTGA
- a CDS encoding MFS transporter, with the protein MEDEGAPGWQRNNYASMFAVFLLCITFSFTIPFLPLYIQDLDPTLTGEEAALWAGIATALGGVGAFVSGPIWGILGDRYGRKPMLIRACFGGAIGLTLFGFATNIWQVVAIRTFIGVMAGAPAAAMALIAAGTPAARLPKALGQFQGATLGGIALGPVIAAVFIAGFGYRPTFVVAGILMFSGALVTVFMIKEPTRALAAKPGSGGKSLRTVLHSPLAWAALMLVLLLSFAAPMVQPVLPTYVLSILPSGANGTVIIGWIFFGMSAASAIAAVYAGRLISRAGLQRILLISAVGIAVFLIPMAFVNTVLALALFAICMSLFQGLLTTSAVSLLPTVVTAAALSSMFGLYQSVQALSSQLGPALGGVIAVQYGYQAVFIIAAAALLLLGLPMFLVFKKVAAKYPLEVEPEEIHQIEPHLEAADQTQIEKSVDSQTPSTGR; encoded by the coding sequence ATGGAAGACGAAGGCGCGCCTGGCTGGCAGCGCAATAACTACGCCTCCATGTTCGCGGTATTCCTTCTGTGCATCACCTTTTCTTTCACCATCCCATTCCTGCCGCTCTACATTCAGGATCTGGATCCCACCCTCACCGGCGAGGAAGCTGCCTTGTGGGCAGGCATCGCCACCGCTCTGGGCGGTGTTGGGGCCTTTGTGTCCGGACCAATCTGGGGAATCCTGGGTGATCGGTACGGACGCAAGCCCATGCTTATTCGCGCCTGCTTCGGAGGTGCAATCGGCCTCACGTTGTTCGGATTTGCCACCAACATCTGGCAGGTCGTAGCTATCCGCACCTTCATCGGAGTGATGGCCGGCGCCCCCGCGGCGGCAATGGCGCTCATCGCTGCCGGCACTCCAGCCGCGCGACTGCCCAAAGCTTTGGGCCAGTTCCAGGGCGCAACCCTGGGCGGCATCGCTCTTGGACCAGTCATTGCCGCCGTGTTCATCGCCGGATTCGGCTATCGGCCAACCTTTGTCGTAGCCGGCATCCTGATGTTCTCTGGGGCACTCGTGACCGTCTTCATGATCAAGGAGCCAACTCGCGCCCTGGCAGCCAAGCCTGGGTCGGGAGGCAAGAGCTTGCGCACAGTGCTGCATTCGCCGCTTGCCTGGGCCGCACTGATGCTGGTGTTGCTGCTCAGTTTCGCTGCGCCCATGGTCCAGCCAGTACTGCCAACCTACGTCCTTTCCATCCTGCCCTCAGGCGCCAATGGCACAGTGATCATTGGCTGGATTTTCTTTGGCATGTCGGCGGCCAGCGCCATTGCAGCCGTATACGCAGGTCGCCTCATCTCGCGTGCCGGGCTTCAACGGATACTGTTGATCTCAGCTGTAGGCATCGCCGTGTTCCTTATTCCGATGGCCTTCGTCAACACCGTGCTCGCGCTGGCGCTGTTTGCCATCTGCATGTCGCTCTTCCAGGGCTTGCTCACCACCAGCGCTGTCTCGCTATTGCCGACCGTTGTCACTGCTGCTGCACTCAGTTCGATGTTTGGGCTGTACCAGAGTGTGCAGGCACTCTCGTCCCAGCTAGGGCCGGCTCTGGGTGGGGTCATTGCTGTGCAATACGGCTACCAAGCCGTGTTCATCATTGCAGCCGCGGCGCTCCTGCTGCTCGGCCTTCCGATGTTCCTGGTCTTCAAGAAGGTCGCAGCGAAATACCCACTCGAAGTCGAACCCGAAGAAATCCATCAGATCGAGCCGCACCTTGAAGCTGCGGACCAGACTCAGATTGAGAAGTCGGTCGACTCCCAAACTCCATCAACAGGTCGATAA
- a CDS encoding MFS transporter, whose amino-acid sequence MSTRRAAVGAASGLVLLTLGAGQFLMTLDSSVMNVSMATVAEDLGTSITGIQTAITMYTLVMASLMITGGKIGSNIGRRNAFAIGCVIYAIGSFITGLSQNLTTLLIGWSLLEGIGAALIMPAIVGLVATNFQAKERPRAYGLIAAAGAIAVALGPLIGGAATTYLSWRWVFFSESIIVAVILLLSRRIADAPVESKKPLDFIGTLLSVAGLGLAVYGVLRTSEWGWINPKADGPSIAGLSPSFWLILVGSMIVWLFFQWEHRVLAAGREPLVRADIFASRQLNGGLIMFFFQFLLQSGVFFVIPLYLSVVLELSAIDTGIRLMPLSISLLLAAVAIPKLWPMVSPRRVVRIGVTLMLLGILALLAGIDINSTAAVVALPLTLLGLGMGSLASQLGSVTVSGVSDERSGEVGGLQNTATNLGASLGTALAGSILIAVLTGSLIAGIQSNEQVPESVQQQAGVELASGVPFLSDTQLEAAMLEAGASPEVTDAVVMENQAARVQGLDAALGVLAILAMASLVFTSRIPEVQPGSSQVKPVAA is encoded by the coding sequence ATGTCCACACGCAGGGCGGCAGTTGGTGCTGCTTCGGGATTGGTGTTGCTCACTCTGGGAGCCGGCCAATTCCTGATGACATTGGACAGTTCAGTGATGAATGTGTCCATGGCAACAGTGGCCGAAGACCTGGGCACATCAATCACCGGCATCCAAACAGCCATCACCATGTACACGCTTGTGATGGCGAGCCTGATGATCACAGGAGGAAAGATTGGCAGCAATATCGGCAGGCGAAATGCCTTCGCTATTGGCTGCGTGATTTACGCCATTGGATCCTTCATCACAGGTCTTTCGCAGAACCTCACGACATTGCTCATCGGCTGGTCTTTGCTCGAAGGAATCGGCGCAGCACTGATCATGCCCGCCATCGTTGGCCTCGTAGCAACGAATTTTCAGGCAAAGGAACGGCCGCGTGCCTACGGCCTGATTGCTGCAGCGGGAGCAATCGCCGTAGCGCTGGGACCGCTGATCGGTGGCGCCGCGACGACGTACTTGTCGTGGAGATGGGTGTTCTTCAGTGAGAGCATCATCGTTGCCGTCATCTTGCTGCTTTCCCGGCGGATTGCGGACGCGCCCGTTGAATCCAAGAAGCCCTTGGACTTCATTGGCACCCTGCTTTCGGTGGCAGGGCTGGGACTTGCCGTGTACGGAGTGCTGCGTACCAGCGAATGGGGATGGATTAATCCCAAGGCTGACGGCCCATCGATTGCTGGCCTGTCGCCCAGCTTTTGGTTGATCCTCGTCGGGTCAATGATTGTCTGGCTGTTCTTCCAATGGGAGCATCGAGTACTCGCCGCGGGACGAGAGCCCTTGGTGCGCGCCGACATCTTTGCCTCCAGGCAGCTCAATGGCGGTCTCATCATGTTCTTCTTTCAATTTCTGTTGCAGTCCGGAGTGTTCTTCGTCATCCCGCTGTACCTGTCAGTGGTCTTGGAACTCTCGGCGATCGACACGGGCATTCGACTCATGCCCCTGTCCATTTCCTTGCTGTTGGCAGCAGTGGCAATACCGAAATTGTGGCCGATGGTTTCGCCTCGTCGAGTTGTTCGTATAGGTGTGACCTTGATGTTGCTGGGCATCTTGGCGCTGCTTGCCGGAATTGACATCAACTCCACAGCGGCCGTTGTCGCGTTGCCATTGACCCTCTTGGGTTTGGGCATGGGCTCGTTGGCCTCGCAGCTGGGCAGCGTGACGGTCTCGGGTGTGTCCGATGAGCGCAGTGGTGAGGTCGGGGGATTGCAGAACACTGCAACGAATCTGGGAGCTTCACTTGGAACCGCATTGGCCGGTTCGATACTGATTGCTGTGCTTACTGGCTCGCTGATCGCGGGCATCCAGTCAAACGAGCAGGTTCCCGAGAGCGTGCAACAGCAGGCAGGCGTTGAACTCGCAAGCGGCGTGCCGTTCCTTTCTGACACTCAGTTGGAGGCCGCGATGTTGGAAGCCGGCGCAAGCCCTGAAGTAACAGACGCCGTCGTTATGGAGAATCAAGCAGCCCGGGTGCAAGGGCTGGATGCCGCGCTGGGCGTGCTGGCCATCCTTGCGATGGCATCCTTGGTGTTCACCTCGCGCATCCCCGAGGTGCAGCCTGGGAGTTCGCAGGTCAAGCCCGTGGCTGCGTAG
- the cofH gene encoding 5-amino-6-(D-ribitylamino)uracil--L-tyrosine 4-hydroxyphenyl transferase CofH: MNSGLLLGSTRVTYSPKVFIPLTTLCRDRCGYCTFAQSPAHVAPYLTIEQVVEIARAGAEVGCHEALFTLGEAPEDRYPVAQAWLEEHGYTSTIDYLVAACRAVLDETGLLPHANAGAISREDLARLRKVAPSQGMMIETLRGDLAAHRGAPDKTPERRLATLEFAGELQIPFTTGILVGIGETRADRIEALEAIAAAHQRHGHVQEVIVQNFMPKSDTVMRLWPACPEADHLDAIELARAILPPDVHVQAPPNLVEDAGALLEAGIDDFGGISPITADHVNPERPWPHIQDLRTIVEATGRALVPRLTIHPEFARNPDRWIDPDLHFAVQDRGDAEALGRDDAGAFFPERYAQAVNVGTGPEVVQIGRRSTPWYSGSDQVPGILIADNPAPDVGGAVGEVLAGVRAGQVPDEAQLVALFESRGAEVLAVAGLADELRSAVSGDVVTYVRNRNINYTNVCTFKCTFCAFSKGPATLNLRGAPYLLTTGDVVARAVEAVELGATEVCLQGGIHPDFNGQTYLDILAGVRDAAPSLHLHAFSALEVWEGARRLGIPLREFLTSLREAGLKSLPGTAAEILDDEIRAIICPDKVNTAQWLEVHETAHEVGLRSNVTIMFGSVERPVHWARHLIRTRELQSRTAGFTEFVPLPFVHMAAPIYLKKGARRGPTWRETVLMHAVGRIAYHGWIDNVQASWVKLGTSGAQQLLRAGVNDLGGTLMDENISRAAGATHGQGISVEDFAAIAEPIGRTVQERSTLYAPLGASLLG; encoded by the coding sequence ATGAATAGCGGCCTGCTCTTGGGTTCCACGAGGGTCACCTATTCGCCCAAGGTGTTCATTCCGTTGACGACCTTGTGTCGTGATCGCTGCGGGTACTGCACCTTTGCCCAATCGCCGGCACATGTCGCGCCTTATCTGACGATCGAGCAGGTGGTGGAAATTGCTCGCGCAGGGGCCGAGGTTGGATGTCATGAAGCCTTGTTCACCCTGGGGGAGGCGCCTGAGGATCGCTATCCGGTAGCCCAGGCTTGGCTTGAAGAACACGGATACACATCGACCATCGACTATCTCGTAGCCGCCTGCCGAGCAGTACTTGACGAGACAGGCCTCCTGCCGCACGCCAATGCCGGCGCTATCTCCCGCGAAGACCTGGCGCGGCTTCGCAAGGTTGCCCCAAGTCAAGGCATGATGATTGAAACTCTGCGCGGAGACCTTGCCGCGCATCGAGGTGCACCTGACAAGACGCCAGAGCGACGCCTGGCAACCCTGGAGTTCGCTGGTGAACTGCAGATTCCATTCACAACGGGCATCCTGGTCGGCATTGGCGAGACACGTGCGGATCGCATCGAAGCCCTTGAGGCGATTGCGGCCGCGCACCAACGGCACGGACACGTTCAGGAAGTCATCGTCCAGAACTTCATGCCAAAGTCAGACACTGTCATGCGCCTGTGGCCAGCCTGCCCTGAGGCAGACCACCTGGACGCGATAGAGCTGGCCCGGGCGATCCTGCCGCCCGACGTGCACGTGCAGGCACCGCCGAACCTTGTCGAAGATGCTGGCGCGCTGCTTGAGGCTGGCATCGATGATTTCGGCGGCATCTCACCGATCACTGCCGATCACGTGAATCCTGAAAGACCTTGGCCGCACATCCAGGACCTGCGGACGATCGTTGAGGCCACGGGCCGCGCGCTGGTTCCACGCCTGACGATTCACCCCGAGTTCGCTCGCAATCCCGATCGGTGGATCGATCCGGATCTGCACTTCGCGGTGCAGGACCGTGGTGATGCTGAGGCCTTGGGCCGCGACGATGCCGGCGCATTCTTTCCTGAACGCTATGCCCAAGCAGTCAATGTCGGAACCGGACCAGAGGTCGTGCAGATCGGTCGTCGGTCGACTCCGTGGTACTCAGGCTCAGACCAGGTGCCCGGCATCCTGATTGCAGACAACCCTGCTCCTGATGTCGGCGGAGCTGTGGGCGAGGTCCTGGCTGGGGTGCGCGCCGGCCAGGTTCCAGATGAGGCCCAACTCGTTGCCTTGTTCGAATCGCGCGGAGCCGAGGTACTTGCGGTTGCTGGCCTCGCTGATGAATTGAGATCAGCAGTCTCCGGGGATGTGGTGACCTATGTGCGCAATCGAAACATCAACTACACGAACGTGTGCACCTTCAAGTGCACCTTCTGTGCGTTCTCGAAAGGGCCGGCAACGCTGAACCTGCGTGGTGCCCCGTACCTGCTCACCACAGGCGACGTCGTTGCTCGTGCAGTGGAGGCCGTTGAGCTTGGTGCCACTGAAGTGTGTCTGCAGGGCGGCATCCATCCGGACTTCAACGGGCAGACCTATCTGGACATTCTGGCGGGAGTGCGCGACGCAGCTCCGAGCCTGCACTTGCACGCCTTCTCTGCTCTTGAAGTGTGGGAAGGAGCCAGACGGCTTGGTATTCCACTGCGGGAGTTCCTCACCTCCTTGCGTGAAGCAGGCCTGAAGTCCTTGCCCGGTACTGCTGCTGAGATCCTCGATGATGAGATTCGCGCGATCATCTGCCCAGACAAGGTCAATACGGCCCAATGGCTGGAAGTGCACGAGACTGCACACGAAGTCGGGCTCCGCTCAAATGTCACGATCATGTTCGGCTCAGTTGAGCGACCCGTTCATTGGGCACGTCACCTGATTCGCACTCGCGAGCTGCAATCTCGCACAGCTGGCTTTACGGAGTTCGTCCCACTGCCGTTTGTGCATATGGCCGCACCGATCTACTTGAAGAAGGGCGCGCGTCGTGGTCCAACCTGGCGTGAAACCGTGCTGATGCATGCAGTCGGGCGAATCGCCTATCACGGCTGGATCGACAATGTGCAGGCCTCGTGGGTGAAGCTGGGCACAAGCGGTGCTCAGCAGTTGTTGCGCGCTGGTGTCAATGACCTCGGTGGAACCTTGATGGATGAGAACATCTCTCGAGCCGCCGGTGCAACGCACGGTCAGGGGATCAGCGTTGAAGACTTCGCGGCGATCGCTGAGCCGATCGGGCGCACGGTTCAGGAGCGCTCAACTCTGTACGCGCCACTCGGCGCCTCGCTGCTGGGCTGA
- a CDS encoding class III extradiol ring-cleavage dioxygenase has product MASEGGEAFDLFEADALLASSEQSAWVDGALPSVFLSHGAPPLFDDPLWMSQLHAWALRMPKPTGIVSVSAHWEARPIAVTAAGPSTPLVYDFGGFHPRFYKMKYATPDAARLTKRVVDELSGLGAVRQSSRGIDHGTWVPLKVMYPLADVPVVQVSLPTHDPSLLLNVGERLKALRSEGVLIIGSGFMTHGLPYIDASMISGAVPSWSSDFDSWVQTALQAGDLDTLAGYLQQAPGLPYAHPTVEHFVPLFVSLGAADDPTSGTTQIDGFFWGLSKRSLSFA; this is encoded by the coding sequence ATGGCAAGTGAGGGCGGCGAGGCATTTGACCTCTTTGAGGCGGACGCATTGCTCGCAAGTTCCGAGCAATCGGCTTGGGTGGACGGTGCATTGCCGAGCGTGTTCTTGAGCCATGGAGCCCCTCCGCTGTTCGATGACCCACTCTGGATGAGCCAATTGCATGCTTGGGCCTTGCGCATGCCTAAGCCGACCGGAATTGTGAGCGTCAGCGCCCACTGGGAGGCGCGACCCATCGCCGTGACGGCAGCAGGTCCGAGCACTCCTTTGGTGTATGACTTCGGAGGTTTTCATCCGCGCTTCTACAAGATGAAGTACGCAACTCCCGATGCTGCGAGATTGACCAAGCGGGTAGTGGACGAGCTGTCAGGGCTTGGGGCAGTCCGCCAGAGCAGCCGCGGCATTGACCACGGCACGTGGGTACCACTGAAGGTGATGTATCCGCTGGCTGATGTGCCTGTGGTCCAAGTCAGTCTTCCCACGCATGATCCGTCCCTGCTTCTGAATGTTGGAGAGCGGTTGAAGGCTCTGCGCAGCGAAGGCGTGCTGATCATCGGTTCAGGCTTCATGACGCACGGACTTCCGTACATCGACGCCAGCATGATCAGTGGAGCGGTCCCATCCTGGTCTTCCGACTTTGATTCATGGGTCCAGACAGCTCTGCAGGCTGGCGATCTGGACACCCTGGCCGGATACCTCCAGCAGGCACCGGGCTTGCCGTATGCCCATCCCACTGTGGAGCATTTCGTCCCGCTATTCGTCTCCTTGGGTGCTGCCGATGATCCGACTTCGGGCACGACGCAGATCGACGGTTTCTTCTGGGGTCTTTCCAAGCGCAGCCTGTCCTTCGCCTAA
- the cysK gene encoding cysteine synthase A: MRIANDITELIGNTPLVRIRNITDGAEATVAAKLEFFNPANSVKDRIGLSMIDAAQAAGLIGPDTVIVEPTSGNTGIALAMVCAARGIKIVLTMPETMSIERRMLLRGYGAELILTPGPEGMGGAIARAKELADSDPKYFMPQQFQNPANPAIHRATTAEEIWNDTDGQVDILIAGVGTGGTITGVGQVLKERRPEVQVIAVEPAASPVLSGGQKGPHPIQGIGAGFVPEILDTDVYDEVVQVSADDALMTARRAATEEGLLVGISSGAALWAAAEVARRRENAGKLIVVIIPSFGERYLSTALFAGLGD, encoded by the coding sequence ATGCGAATCGCCAATGACATCACAGAACTGATCGGCAACACCCCGCTTGTGAGAATTCGGAACATCACCGATGGGGCTGAGGCAACCGTTGCTGCGAAGCTGGAGTTCTTCAACCCTGCCAACTCGGTGAAGGACCGCATCGGGCTTTCCATGATCGATGCCGCCCAGGCCGCTGGCTTGATTGGTCCCGACACCGTGATTGTTGAACCCACCAGCGGCAACACCGGTATCGCCTTGGCGATGGTGTGTGCAGCACGTGGCATCAAGATCGTGCTGACCATGCCGGAGACCATGAGCATTGAACGTCGGATGCTGCTTCGCGGCTATGGCGCTGAATTGATTCTGACTCCAGGACCTGAGGGCATGGGTGGCGCTATTGCTCGCGCCAAGGAGCTGGCCGACTCAGATCCCAAGTACTTCATGCCGCAGCAGTTCCAGAATCCCGCCAACCCGGCGATCCACCGCGCAACGACCGCGGAAGAAATCTGGAATGACACAGATGGTCAGGTCGACATCCTGATCGCTGGCGTCGGGACTGGCGGAACGATCACAGGCGTCGGTCAGGTGCTCAAGGAGCGCCGACCAGAAGTGCAAGTCATTGCTGTGGAACCCGCGGCATCTCCAGTGCTGTCCGGAGGCCAAAAAGGGCCGCATCCCATCCAGGGCATTGGCGCGGGCTTTGTCCCAGAGATCCTGGACACCGATGTCTACGACGAGGTGGTGCAGGTGTCGGCAGATGATGCCCTGATGACAGCCCGCCGAGCAGCAACCGAAGAAGGGCTGCTCGTTGGCATCTCATCGGGTGCTGCGCTGTGGGCTGCTGCCGAGGTTGCCAGGCGACGCGAAAACGCCGGCAAGCTGATCGTGGTGATCATTCCGTCGTTCGGTGAGCGCTACTTGTCCACGGCACTGTTCGCCGGCCTCGGCGACTGA
- a CDS encoding cation diffusion facilitator family transporter, with product MTAHHHASGVPRMSTGQMRRRLVYALLLSASVLVISIVGGLVSGSLALLADAGHMLTDVTGLLISLIALSLAVRPATLQRTFGLQRLEILAAAANSLLLFLVAGWITFEAWQRWQEPSSVDGPLMLGFATIGLIANIVGMRLLSAGAKQNLNLKGAYLEMMGDLLGSIAVIVAAVVIWLTGWDRIDPLASVAVALMIVPRAWLLLKETLDILLETTPRNLDLSEVRTHLLGQPNVVDVHDMHAWTITSGKEVMSAHVVVRTQQPACDTGILLNDLQSCLVGHFNIAHSTLQIEPEGFVHPPSAVHE from the coding sequence GTGACCGCGCATCATCACGCCTCTGGCGTGCCACGGATGTCTACGGGGCAGATGCGTCGCCGTCTGGTCTACGCACTGTTGCTTTCGGCAAGTGTTCTGGTGATCTCTATTGTCGGCGGGCTGGTCTCGGGATCCTTGGCACTGCTGGCCGACGCCGGTCACATGCTCACCGATGTCACAGGCCTGCTGATCTCTTTGATCGCCCTTTCGCTAGCAGTGCGTCCGGCCACCCTGCAACGCACTTTCGGCTTGCAGCGCCTTGAGATCCTGGCAGCAGCCGCAAATTCGCTCCTGCTCTTCCTTGTTGCCGGGTGGATCACCTTTGAGGCTTGGCAGCGCTGGCAGGAGCCGTCATCCGTTGATGGACCACTGATGTTGGGCTTTGCGACCATCGGACTCATCGCCAACATTGTCGGCATGCGCCTATTGAGCGCTGGCGCGAAGCAGAACCTGAACCTCAAAGGTGCCTACCTTGAGATGATGGGTGACCTGTTGGGGTCGATCGCAGTGATCGTTGCAGCTGTGGTGATCTGGCTGACGGGATGGGATCGGATCGATCCACTGGCCTCTGTTGCAGTTGCCCTGATGATCGTTCCCAGAGCCTGGCTCTTGCTGAAGGAGACTCTGGACATCCTGCTGGAGACTACGCCTCGCAATCTGGATCTCAGTGAGGTGCGCACCCATCTTCTTGGTCAACCCAATGTTGTTGATGTCCATGACATGCATGCCTGGACCATCACTTCGGGCAAGGAGGTCATGAGTGCGCACGTGGTCGTGCGCACCCAGCAGCCAGCATGCGATACCGGCATCCTGTTGAATGACCTGCAGTCGTGCCTGGTTGGGCACTTCAACATTGCTCATTCGACCTTGCAGATTGAGCCGGAGGGCTTTGTGCATCCACCATCGGCAGTACATGAATAG